In a genomic window of Pseudoliparis swirei isolate HS2019 ecotype Mariana Trench chromosome 20, NWPU_hadal_v1, whole genome shotgun sequence:
- the ywhae1 gene encoding tyrosine 3-monooxygenase/tryptophan 5-monooxygenase activation protein, epsilon polypeptide 1, with protein sequence MGEREDLVYQAKLAEQAERYDEMVVSMKNVAGMDVELTVEERNLLSVAYKNVIGARRASWRIISSIEQREESKGSEEKLKMIREYRQTVEKELKSICGDILDALDRHLLPSAVMGESKVFYNKMKGDYHRYLAEFATGNHRKEAAENSLVAYKTATDLAMLELPPTHPIRLGLALNFSVFYYEILNSPDRACRLAKAAFDDAIAELDTLNEDSYKDSTLIMQLLRDNLTLWTSDMQGEGEEQNKEAMQDVEDEAQ encoded by the exons ATGGGAGAGCGAGAGGACCTCGTTTACCAGGCGAAGCTGGCCGAGCAGGCAGAGCGATATGACG agatGGTGGTGTCCATGAAGAACGTGGCGGGCATGGACGTGGAGCTcacggtggaggagaggaacctcCTGTCGGTGGCCTACAAGAACGTGATCGGCGCCCGCAGAGCCTCGTGGAGGATCATCAGCAGCATCGAGCAGCGGGAGGAGAGCAAAGGCAGCGAGGAGAAGCTGAAGATGATCCGGGAATACCGGCAAACG GTTGAGAAGGAGCTGAAGTCGATCTGCGGTGATATTCTGGATGCACTGGACAGACACCTACTGCCCTCTGCTGTCATGGGAGAGTCCAAGGTGTTCTACAACAAAAT GAAGGGCGACTACCACAGGTACCTGGCAGAGTTCGCCACCGGCAACCACAGAAAGGAGGCGGCGGAGAACAGCCTGGTGGCCTACAAAACCGCCACCGACCTCGCCATGCTGGAGCTCCCGCCCACGCACCCCATCCGCCTCGGCCTCGCCCTCAACTTCTCCGTCTTCTACTACGAGATCTTAAACTCTCCCGACCGCGCCTGCAG gttggcGAAGGCCGCGTTCGACGACGCCATCGCCGAACTGGACACACTGAATGAAGACAGCTACAAGGACTCCACACTCATCATGCAGTTGTTACGCGACAACCTGACATTATGGACTTCAGATATGCAGGGAGAAG GtgaagaacaaaacaaagaggCGATGCAGGACGTGGAGGACGAGGCCCAGTGA